In Glycine max cultivar Williams 82 chromosome 10, Glycine_max_v4.0, whole genome shotgun sequence, the DNA window GATTTATACACTAACATTTTGAAGGGAGTACTATAATAATTGTTTGTGCTTAATAACAACAAAACATCACTTTCTTGGCAATAGTTGAGGTTATAATGGAGCAACAAAAGTTTGATGGGACTTATTTACATTCTTTAACATGAGAACACTTTGCTACTCTATTCCTTCCAAGTaaagtttcttttttcattagattcctattttgttatgtttctttttttatcctttttccaGTGCAAATTCATGTTGAAGTAGTCAACAATTGTTTGTGCTTGATAACAAGTCATCACTTTCATTGACAATAATTGACATCATAATAGTGTAACAAAATTTTGGCATAGCTCATTCACATTCTTTAACGTGGCAACACTTTAAAACTCCATcctttacaaataaagttgttattttcattagattcttattttgttgtcttttttttttcctttctcctaGTGTGAATTCATGTTGAAGTAGTCAGTCGTGCttgataacaataaaatattgcTTTCATTGACATTAATTGAGATCATAATGGAGTAACAAAAGTTTGGTGATACTCTTTGATATTCTTTAATATGACAACAATTTGTTACTTCAAtccttataaataaagttgttcttttcattatattcctatttcattctttttctttcccctCCTTTTTGATGTGAAATCATGTTGAAGTAATCAACAACTATTTATGCTTGATAACATTAAAGCATCACTTTATTGACATTGATCGAGACCATAATAGTGTAACAAAAGTTTGACAAAattcattcatattttttaacatgaCACCACTTTTCTACTCTAGCCTAACCTAACCAACAATCCACCATAAATTGACTTAAGGTTTTCAACTTAATCTTAAAACGAGTCTAATGcaccttaatttattttttacaggTTAAAATAGTTTGTTTAGTTTTATTGACTCATTTGACATCCTAAAATTATGTAGAAAGAAAAACCTTGTAAATTACAATATTTACAAagtctaattatattttaaattattgagaCTATctaatagagagagaaaaaaaggaaaaatgatgtactctaattctaatttataataagtaaacaatctaaaaattaaaattaaaatattcaatatatatatttttaaaaattaataaagtattcACCATACATACATATGAActaaaatcctaataaaaaaaggttaacTAATCTTGTCAGAAAAATCTGACTCTGAGTCTCTCATTCTAAttgtattttaaacttttttttcattcataataattGAATCCGACATCTTAGTTAAGAGTATCGAATTTAATactaatcaataaaaataaaataaactaggtAGTGCTAGGTAGAAGAAAGGATAACACAACACAGGAGTAAGGAGTGTTTTGCTTGCGTTGCGATTTGCGAACCCTGTTGTGTTGTGTCACTGTTGAAACTCGAAACCCCTCTCCTCCTTCCTCCCTTCAACGCCGTGGAAGAAGAATAGAGTCTGAGTCTCCGTTATGTTCCGCAGAATCTTGTCCCATCATCGCGCACTCTCAGCCTGCGCCCACAATGCAACAACGCGCTCACTCGTTACTCGCCGCACCCCCAATGTTCCACCACCACCCACCTTCCTAATCACAGGATCAAGGCCCGTTTCTTCCAAAACATCCCAATCCAACGAAACCGGTGAAACCACCAATAAGGTCAGTGAGCGAGTGAGCGAGTCAATTACTCTGCTTCCAAATTAAAACCTATTTTGATCTATTTGTTTTTGTAGGCTAAAAAGGATGTGGCAAACGTCGAGGATCCCTTTAGTGCCCCTACTTATAACATTCCCGAGAAGCCTGTCACGTTCGTGGAAGGGGCTTCCTACGGTGTTGTCATTCTTGCGGGGCTCGGAATCGCAGCTGCTGCAGGATATGCTGTTTTCAAAGAGCTTATTTTTCAACCTAAAGAGTAATCACCttcctcatttttttcatctatagGGAAAATACtgcatattatataatattaaagtaTGTATTTTGTAGTTATTTAATTGTTGTGAGTTGCTGACAGGTACAAGATCTATAACAAGGCTCTCAAAAGAATTCAGGATGATGGTCAGGTCAGTGaaccttttctttcatttccgCTTTGCAACTAAATCATTTCCATGAGCAGTGGAAGTTAGGTATTTGACAGATTCAGGCCAAAATTAGGCAATCATTTGAACAATTTTGTATTTACTGCAAAtgcttaatttacaaaaaaaaataaaaattgcacaTGCCAAAGCTCTAGATCAAACAATGATTTGTGAGTTAACTTTGGTTTGGGGAATGAATAGTGGCTGGTTCTATACCTGTTGGCTGTTTTTATGTTGACTTGCGATGGATTTACTTTGTGCTAGATACGAGTAAGGATTGGATTTCCAATTACTGGTTATGGTCAGGAGAGTAGAAATCGAGCTGCTCGCCAAAGAATTCCTCACAGGGTATGGACTGATGAGGAAGGTGTCGAGCATGTGGAGGTAAATCTATCAGCATTTTACTCAAATTTATTTGTCAATGCGTACACATTTTATAAGAACTATTTTGAACTTTGATAAATCCCTGGGATCATAGCTAAAcaaaaaacttcaagaaaaggTTGTGAGGGAGGAgacaaagatgaaaaaaagagagagaaaagaggcaAGGTATAGGAGGATTTCATTGGATATATTGTTGTATTGTTCCTGTGTGTCAGGTAACCTTGTTAATAGTTGGTTACAATAGGTTAGTTAGTTACCTAGTTATTTGTTAGTTGTCTCGGGCTGGGATAATTAGAGAAATAAGGCATGTTGCCTCTAAATAAGGAAAGGTGTACAGAGACTCAGAGAGGAGGTGGGGGGACCTTATCAAGTTCGAAACATTTGGACTCTTGGAGAGTGAGGGAGAGGTCAGGGTCTCTCGAATACCTTAAGCATTAGTGTAATTCATTTCAGGCTCTGTTACCAGAGAATTGTACTAGAGAATAATTCACATTTCTGTCACTTGTCTTCAtctattttcttctctgtcCTGATTCTGTTCTATCACTCTGCCTtttcaaattcttaaaatttcatttatggtGGAAGTTACTTATTGTTTAGTAGCTGTGTCATTGtatattgataatatatgaTTTACACTCAAATATGTTAATTTGGGTTACAGGTTAATTTTTATATCCGGGGCCCCCATGGACATGGAAAAGTATTTGCGGAAATGTTCAAAGGCGCTGACAATGAGTGGAAGTTTACTTACTTGATTGTTGAGATTAGAGCACCATCTACCGCACAAATAATTCTGGAGTCATACATCCCATCTTACAGTGCAACCAAGTAGCCTAAATGATAAAAAGGTTTTGTTCTGTACCATTTGCTGATTACTGAGTCAGTAGATACTGCATTGttatttgtgtttcttttttgaCTTTGAGGTCATACTTTTCTCGACACAAATTATAGGTGATAACCCTGCTGCATAATACTTCccagataaagaaaatgaaaggaaaataaagTGACTGAGATTCAAAATATCATTAACTTATCTTCCTTTCTGCACATTCCattaactgatttttttttttgctctgcaaatgttaattgttagttttttgttaGTGGGGGAATCGAACCCGCAACCTTTCTCTCCCTCCCTTTTCCTTTTACCACCCAACCTACCTTATAACTTCATTCCATTAACTGATTAACCTGTTGCAAATGTTAATGCAATATGTGTGTGTTACCTTGAACTCAGTTCTTTTCCTTCAGTAATGCTGCTAATATCTCACCTAAGCTCTTGATTACGTTGGATTGTTTGTGACTATCAGGCTATAGGCACTGttcaattctttttttgttttttggctgTGTATTTCTATTATCTTATGGGTGTCAACCTTGGAAAATATACTCCAAATTCTTTTATTAGAAGGAAAAATCCCTTTTACCTGTTTGTATTGTAGTCCAATTCGCATGCAATTCATATTTTCATGCATGCAAATGAAACTTGAAGAATCATAAGAATTTTGAATTTCTGATTTATACTAGAAGGTAAACAACCCTTTTACCTATTCTTATTACAGTCCAATTGGTATGCAATTCATATTTTCATGCATACAAATAAAACTTGAAGAATCATAAGAATTCTAAAATACTTAATGCAGGTCTTTAATATTTGGTCCATTACTGGAGGCTGCATTTTTCAGCTATCAGCATTGACCACCTTAGCCAGTCCATGTTTCACAAGGGATGGGAGTTGAAAGAAGGAAAGATAATTAAAGAAAGTCAAATAATGTGAAAAACGGGATCCCAAGTCTCAGGTtcagtatttttgtttttccatttAGAACCTGCAGATTTGAGCAAAAGTTTTGGGCAAGGATCTTAGTAATGATGATGACAAGAGCAATTACTTTGTCCTTGACAGCTATTGAGAAATCCGTCTACCAATTTGTTGTTATTGCTGACAATTCAACTTGGCTTGGTTTGTGAAAGTACTTTGAGTAGCTGGTTGTAGCATGCAAATTTTTAAGGATGAATATAAGGGGATTGTAGCCAAAAACCAAAATTGATATGAATCATATAAGATTGATATCTGATTGTTACCGGAGAGATGGGAAGAATGTTAGACTAATTTCAACTATTTTGACACACCAACAGGAATTAGTATGTGCTATAAAACTACTCGGAAAATAATGAATCAAGTTTCTAGCATGCATTACATTTTCATCACAACTGTAACAATATAGTGTTGTGGACGCTGTCGATGTTGGAGATAATTAGGTGAACATTTGCGTAATCATTATGCGGAGACTGTAAAGTAGAAATCATAGAAACCAACGTTATGATGTTCTttcggattttttttaaagtaggtGTTGAATATTTAAGACTTATTGGtaataaaaacatgattgaGAGAAGTGATTTTACTAAAGGTGATTAGTTTCTCAAAGTAGGGATTAATTACAATAAAGTTGGTAGATATTTAACCTctataatattcttaaaaaaagaaattgtagaatttttcaacataaaagattatatatataaagcaaaATTGAATAGTTGAATTGTTCACAATGTTATGATACAAAAcatttagagtgtgtttggatggagaaatttaaaattctggaaaattttaaattctaagaattttaaatacttcaattgaaattcttttattttcaaaattttgtagtgtttggataaaaaaaattaaaattacgaggatgaagaaaatgaatgaaaaaaatagagaagatatggttggtgtgctagttatacgtgttGTTATTCTATGTTCACACCCGATCGATATTTAAGGAGCTCAgacggtgtttcttgaagaagacggtaagaaaaaaattttaatttctcacattttagaaggaaattgaaatttcagatttttagttgtttaaaattctgttttaaaatttcaaaattttaaattcttcataaaaaaacatccaaataatgaattctaaattacagaaattcaaattatctgataaattactttcgtcagttaaaattctctatccaaatcAACTgatcgatatattatatttatgttaaaaaatattagtttttttattattttaaaatctaatataaataatttattgtaaataatatttttaagataacatGTGTATATTATGCTTACGATTAATAATACTAGTGGTCAACTTTTTTAATGagattatgattaaataataaaatatattaattattataatttttttgaggaataaaatattataatttattagaataatttactaaacattttattatagattatatttttaatgtattttatgtatttttcattttgctCAATAATAAGAATCAGTGttcctttttaatattttttttctaatcacaaaaatttataataaatgatgCATCTTACTCAACCATAAGTCCCCTTTGTACAACTCCTTTTAATATAAGTgtgcataataaataaaagtaacatGTTTAGTTAATTATTATTCTGTGAATCCtctaatttgttaataattcgTTATTGAAATGAATAATATTGTTACTTATAAGGGAGTGACCATTGATCTTTTTcgtttataattttcattttacatgTGTACTTTTAAGCAAATTACCAATCGACTAAAATGCAAcattaatagttttttaaagtttaatttccTCGTATATATAGATACAGttaattatgtataaaattatttactccGTGGTTTTAGCTGGTGTGAAATCAAATGTGAGTTAATtaagagtataaaaaaaatcacactatACATATgcatttaatcaattttttactACAAAAGCTTCTTACCATGAAATTAAATGCGAGTTAATCACACCATACACGTAGTAATTTCTTTGCTATTAACACTAATACTAGTTAAATTTGTATTACCGAGAAGCTAGGTAAATTTAGCCAAACAATGAAGAAATTAGAAAAGAGAAGCGCAGGGACCCACTACACGTTGAAGTTGTTGAACCCTATCTCACTCAGGTTCTCAGAATCAGTAGTGAGAAACTCACTAGACCAATCATCATCGCAGAACAACACACTATCCGGCACCGGCGAACAACCTCGGACTTTGACCATATTCTCCGGCACGGACACGTGAAGTATGATTAGTTTGGTCGGTGGCGCAGTCATGGATGAGAGAGACACTATTCCCTTGGGACACGGGGACGGAGGGAGAACTGTAAGGTCAATTCATGAGAAACTTGTTAACAAAGGGAGTagtgaataaaatataagatataatatgataaaagaaaaataaaaaatctttaaaatataaaaaaaatttacgtaTCATTATTTGGTTGAGCCAAACTACTCTCCAGAGCTTTAGCCTCAGCCTGTGAACTCTGTGGGCCTAACAAAAGCATctaaataatgatataataataaaaaaagagaaactagtaacaaatgatttatatatttttttaaaaaagaaataaatatattaagtgattaaaataaaataataaggataatatatatatatatatatatatatattttattaaagattcaatgtaaatttttttttattgaaaattgaaaataaaatttgttaatttattaaaaaaacatatttaaaacttattattttcaAGAAATCTTCTTCACCAAAGGTATAGCTTAACTTTTGTCTGCATACACTCCCCCTGAATCGCAACAATCAAACACAGTTAGTTTACATATAATCCTATTTGTATTAGGTTGATTTAGTTATTACTCATTgccttttgacaaaaaaaaattctttctcaaaattaaatatacaataacactgggcaattaaattttgaaaaaaaatgattcttttttcttcttcttctgaaaaCAAGAATTAGTTTGAGATATGATATTCATAAAATATAGacataactaattttaatttttactatcaaatttataattattttttaaatatataacaaattaaaatgatttatcaataaaaatattaatatacattttattttttaatttaaaaatatcttatataaagaggtttttaaaaaataattaaaatattaaaatcattgaTGTATATTATATTGTACATAGGTAgtaaattatgaaataattaatttttatttaataatataccatatatattaaatttaataaatatataatttattaatgttattaaaatttaattatatattgtgtaatagtaataaagataataattaaattcgtatgaagtaaaaaatatttatttatataaataatacatttGTAACATTATTAATATTCGCAATCAAGtctattatatataaagagagattTGTTAAATTACAatcacttattatttttttaagagaaataagttagtatataagttatatatcttaggtgtattttttttaaaaaatagttttctttaaaaaataattataaattgttaaCTTACTCTTCTAAAAAATAAGGACATAGACACACACTGctgtttatttcttaattagCTTAAATATACTCAAGGTGTCTCTTACTAAagcacttattttaaaaaatgagtgaATGTTACCAAAGATTTGTTAGCTTTCACCTACTTTcgtaacaaaaaaatttcacaacttgtttataaaatttaacttcctttaaatatattaaattatatttaataatatgataTCTTGATTAAatagtatattaattaatattatataaaaaaattatttaaaatattcttttaaacaatagtaaaaataataaatattttaagttatgTAATCCCTCAATTTCTATTTATAAGTCATGATAAACAAATTCTTTTATtccttattataaaaatttattttatctctcttgtacattaattattttttttactaaaattttcttatttgtttaatttataattaaatgctaCTTTGAAATATCACTTTTTCCTCTTCTATGAagattgaaaaagatgaataaactctcataaatattaaagataaattttaaaaaaatattacaattaaacacaaatttaatactaatatctaaattaattaattattataataaacataatttagtCAATTATGTCTTATAAATAGTAATTGATGAAATATATGTTTAGgtattaattttctatttttactttttatttaacagtatattttgaatatatatatatatatatatatatatatatatatatatatatatatatattataaagtaaattatataaaaaagtcaaataataaatattttataccaatgcataagttatataaaaagtcaaacatttattatacttaattcttttttatattttatatttaatgaataGATTAATACTTCTGTATTACCCTATCTCTCTCAGGTCCACCTTTAAATATCAGCTTCACTTCTTGGAGACAAAGTAGCAAAGCTGTAACAGAACGCTCTATTCTGTTTCTTTGAAAGAACAAAGAGAGCTTCCTAGGGACTTCGAATCTGTTCAAGTTGATAATAGGTATTTAcaattcttcattttctttccgaTCTTATCTCTTGGCATGAATCAAAATTGAACATTTACGGGTTACTAGTTTTTTCACGGAACAGAAGTCTAAGAAATGGCATTGGAAATGATGAAATGAGATAATTTTGTCAGCTTTTCTGCCACTTCCTATCTTTCTCTGATCCCTTTTCTATGTCTAGTTCTATCAGAAATTTAGTGTAATAAGTTGGTATATTTGATTTACTGAATCTCTaactttgttcttattttacaTTCTAATGATGTCAGAAAGCATTTTTTCTTCCATGTCCAGGATATATAGTGTCTTGCACAACCATACCCTACTTAGTCTAGACTTCTATCGCCCTATTTATTTTGAACCCAAGATTATGACAAATCTCTTGTATTTTTTCTTGTTCATCTTTAAGTATATCATCAATTCCACATAATGTCCTAAGAAGAACAATAATTCTCAAGTTTTTGGGACTTCCATCATTATTAAGTTTGGATATTGACAATGTTCCAATTTCTACCGATTAAAATGGTCTTGCTGAACCCCTTCTGCAGAAAGTTAAACACCTTATACATCGATGATTGTGAATTACTCTCTCCAAATGCTTTTGTTGGGACAGAAATCCTCTCTGCAAGCAAATGACTCATTAGACAATTTGACCATGAACTTTATGTATATTCATCGTTACAAAACTGTCATAGCTACTCCCAGTCTTATTTCTTTCACTTACAATGATCCTTATTGGGCATGACGTGGGCAAAAAGAGGTGAATGTAGAGGTTCGATCTTTCTCGTTGATGtaaaatcaaccacacacatctTTCAGATCTCTTCTGGTAATTAACATACATGCATGAAATAAGATATTTTAGcacctaaaattattttataagcagTTTCTTTCTCTCATTGATCAATGAAATGTTTTTAGGTCTAGCAGTTTTTAGAGCTTTGATATAGGTAAGCTATTGAAGCAAGAGAAACTTAAgtaaattgtttattattttggcGCTGGTAATTATCTACTGCATATCACGCTAGGCTCATAATCCATGGAAACAACCTTCTGGTTGATGCGCTTTCCTGCACATTTTGATTCAAATCCATGTGATGCTGGTTATATTATTTTCCTTCTAATTGTTAGTGTGGGTACataaatatcttataattaagGAATATTCTTTAATTGCACTAGTGCGCCAGTTAAACAAGAGAATAATTTCTTCTAGGGTATAACGTCAACATAATAGTGCATTATTTAGTATGTTTTTGTTTGTGGTCTTCATAGTAGATGTTAGAAAACATGTGTTTGATATTGTTTTTCCTTGGAAAGGTGTTATAATGTGTTGACAGTTTTGTGAAAAAAGATTTATTAGtggattttgtgaaaaaaattaaaaccagtTTTGTGcatcaagaaatttaaaatcatcTCAATTAAAACCCAACTAGTTATATAGGGAGGAAGCAGATTGGTTTTGAAATCCAATCCTTTTAATTGGTTTTTAAAGGGATTTAGTTTGTTTGTATATcaaatttatcataataattttttgtttcttagaTCATATTGAAATAAATTCTCATcctattaattaacttttaagaTTGAGTTAGATTTAAACTAacattttaagataatattaagTCAAGTTCTATAACCTACATTTTAAGATGAGATCAATTGTGTGTGATTAGTTAATTTACAAGCTTGATGTGcttggtcttttctttttcaatttcaatgtgtTTATAGCATCATGTTCTATATGTTCAAGGTTAGAAATTTTGCATTGTTATGATAATAACATCGTACCCTATTATTAATGCATTTGTTTTATGAATCCTTCAGTTGTAGAAGGTGAGAAAAAATGGCTTTCATTCAAGGATGCATGGATAATGACCGAATGGAATTGTTGGAGGAATAAATGTGTATGTCCAATatctattttattatgttattaattttaataaagaattattctttattttattatcatatttattattttattaaattattaatttgataagtTCTTCCTTAAAAtctaacaatcaattttaaacataGTGACACatctttaatataaaatttgtagttgagattaatttgaaaatatatcccaattgcattaaataaaaattaatcaattatattaaaagttaaaataaatggaAACTTTTTAGTTTACTATGTCGCAttcaataaatgaaaataaatttcattaatatttaaaacaaaggGATACTTTTAccctatgtttgattttgaagagagaaatagattagatgagaaaaaagaaatagagtgaaaataatagaaaatgcaTGTTGAGTTATTTGATTTAAGAAAAGTAGATGGAAAATATAGGGGAGTGAAATGAATAAACTGGTTAAAATACTATAATACCCTCAGCCTACGTGGGATggttaactatttaaaaaatcaagacAAAACAAGATAAAAGGGCAAAAGTGTACACTCATTATTGGAAGACAATAGTCTGTGTGAGGAATAAGTACCCATATAAAacttaagtttaaatatattttttatttatgataaatgagtgaattttatttttagtttttaatatttttttttgcattgagttctttattaaacaaattttttgttttttttatctttatcattttattttattttattcattctaatatatatatattttttctttaatccttacaatatttattcattttgtattagatcatttgaaaaatatttgatagagactaataaaaagtaatttatatattttagggacaaaaataaaataatatatatattagaatgactaaaaataataaggatcatttttttattatgaactcaacacaattttttttattagaaacttaaaataaaattcactagtttggcaagaaaaaaaaagcat includes these proteins:
- the LOC100815534 gene encoding probable mitochondrial import inner membrane translocase subunit TIM21, producing MFRRILSHHRALSACAHNATTRSLVTRRTPNVPPPPTFLITGSRPVSSKTSQSNETGETTNKAKKDVANVEDPFSAPTYNIPEKPVTFVEGASYGVVILAGLGIAAAAGYAVFKELIFQPKEYKIYNKALKRIQDDGQIRVRIGFPITGYGQESRNRAARQRIPHRVWTDEEGVEHVEVNFYIRGPHGHGKVFAEMFKGADNEWKFTYLIVEIRAPSTAQIILESYIPSYSATK